The Malus domestica chromosome 08, GDT2T_hap1 genomic interval GTTGCAGATCTCACACACGAATCTATTCGTTGCCATCAGTGATTTTGGAGACAAGGCTATTACTTCAGCATCCGGGTCTgctcaaaatttcaatttttaataatataaaaccaaaactaaaataaataaataaacaattaaattaacatGCATGAGATGTATATAAATAAAAGGATGTGATTTTGCCGGACCCTTTAATCCTCATGTACACTCATGTTTATATATGACTTTGGAATTGAATAAAAGCTTTAAATAAATCAACGGAGAATAAACAGAATATGCAGAAGGAGAAAGTAGATATGCAGAAGTCATTTCTCTGTATCAATGTTGgttaattactaattaattttGATTTGGTGAGACCTGGGTTGCCTGGGagatttctcttcttctttggcGGTGGCGGTGCTTGTTGCTGCTGAATTTGTGTTGAGGATGCGGAATGCTGAGGGTAGACTGTGCCAGCAGATGATGACTCATTTCTGATGCTTGAGTTAGAAGCACTTAAATCACCAGAAGCAcaagtcaaatttgacatattctCATCCACCATCAAACCTTTATTGATGATTAAAACACCCTTTACTCTAAATTACAGGACTTGCTATACTTTTGTATTTATAGGATAGGATGACAACAATTATTTGTAGACAGTTTCATGAAAGATTAATTGAGCAATAGATCTAAACTTTCATATCTGTACGTGACAGGATTTAGATCTGACTGCAAACCCTAATTCAGAAAATAATTATATGTAAAAAAGAATATGAACAGATGAATTCAGCTTCACACAAATCCCATCAATTCCTTTCTCCTCTAGCTATTCTTCCTCATGATTTATCTTCTCTCTACCATCAAACCCTTCAAGAAAATTCAACCAGTAATGAAAAGAGAgaattaacaagaaaaaaaaaggagctaTATATAATTAAGtctaaagaaaaataagaatcaTGAACTTTTCAAGTAGCTAGCTAGCATACAGTAGCACCAACCTTTCTCTTGATTAAATTTATGTCTGCAAGAGCCACTTGCTGGTGAGTGGAGTTGCAGACAAACACCAAGAAAAATTCAAGGAAAAACCTTCGTATAATTTAAATCAGGTAATTTTGTGTCATAAACAGAAAGACTAATTATAAGACATGTGTATGTCttgcatgagagagagagaaagagaaaaatagagagagagagagagagaaagcgagaTATGGATGAGAACGGATTCCCTTTGGAGCTCCAcacccatccaccaccacaGCCCAACCAACAGGCTTGTTCTGACGTGCACtttctgtcttttcctttgttctCTTCCCAGTCCCTCAAATTACttgttaaataattttattcATCTTTTCAAATTCAATATTTCAACATACAAAATTGACATGCTTGATAACAATTTCTTTAATATATGTGGTCATTATGTGTAAGGTTCACCTGTGTATTAGAAAATGTGTCAAGCTGCCAACTAGCTAGCTAATTTGTCAGTCTTGTGTGTCTAAATAACATCACCGTTACAAATTAAATTCTATTGTATAAGCTTTTTAAGTTTCCTTTTTATTCAAATCACCCCACCTTTCCCTTGTCATAAAAGTAGAAATAAAGCAACCAAGTGAAACTACAGCAAGATTTCACACAGCACACTAGATATATatagatcgagagagagaggataGAATATGATAAGAAGTTGATTATTCCCTTTTAACATCATGAgtaaaagagaaaggaaaaataaTGCAAAAACCTTTTTAACTTTGATCTGTGCATCCGCAGCCCCATCATTTAAATATATAAGCATGATTGGATATTCATTAATCCAGCAGAGACATGCTTATGGAAAACAGTCCTCATTCTCatactattattatttttgtaatcaAACTCCAATACTAAAACATTATTCATAGCTTATAGCTAGCTTGTTTTATTCTGACATTTTCTTGGCCTGCAAAATGAATAGGGCAACAGATTAAGATTTATGTTGGCCGGTCCCAAGTGCTTGTAAAACACAACTCACCATCGTTTAATAGTTTAtttgtgtgtgtgcgtgtgtgtgtgtgtgtgagaagcTAGCTCAGTAATATACATGCAGTTAGCTAATCAGACGACTCCTGCTTTAGTATTAGGTTCTACAGTCTACAATATTTACGGGTGATAGGAAAAGGATTACTGAGCGCATAAACATGGACTGATTTCAGTCAAGGATTACTGAGCGCATAAATATGGATTGATGTTGGTCATTAATAATTTAGAGTCCCTTGTTCCCGTCCACGGTCGATGTGGAAGCtttattttgatgttgacacgtgtcgcattatgATTGGTCTTATAGTTAGAGAGAAACTCATGTGCTTCGGCAAGAGTGTCTCAACATGAACCCTCCAAAAGTATAAAATTGACGAGTGCTTGATATTTTTTGAATTGGTGAAATATAGTACAAACATTAGTATTATATTATGTTCTACAATCTACAATATCATTGCACACATACGTTGACTGATTCCAATTGTTCATGCTTTGTTAGTTTTACAAACATGAATAACACATATGTTAGTACGATGCTCTATTCTGATCATTCTTGCTTCATTTCATCTCATGAGGGAACATCCAAATTTGGATTTGTAGACTAAAGTCTAAACTAAGATGCTATTTCTGTTTGCTTTCATTTGTCATATGCAACTTCACTGTTCACTTTTTGGTAGCCCAATAAAAAGGGTACTAGTTCAAGATTCACTAGATATAATCTTCTTCCTCCTGCTGGTTTCAGTTCAGACAAAAAAGGTTCCTCAGATTTTACTGTTTTTCCGATGGGGAAAAATTGGGATTTAAACTTTTAATCatatgggttgggttgggttggatgTCAGCCACTTAACTTGTTGCAAGGACAATTCCGACTGCTATTGTTTTGTCTTGATGAGCCTTTCATTTATCGTCCATGTAAAAAGTCAAAGAATGTAACGAATTTAAATGGGCTTTTTTGTCATGGGTTAGGTTATACTTGGGctaatattgttttttgttggatttgggctcatactgttgaattatgtgatttGCAAGGAAAATTTGAGTATCAGTTATTGTTTACAGTGTTActaatttacctttttttttaagaagccTCGGTGTTATTAATTTAATTCTAATGGagtgtgatatctacacaccattttttacttctcacacacccttctaattttcgaccgtcggatcagatgaattgaagaagatcaacgaacagaaattaacaaaaggtgtgtgagaagtaaaaaggggtgtgtggatagcacaccccaattGTAATAGCTTATAAAACAAATGTTTGAGAACAAGTTAGAGCCACCGGGCtagggtgaaaaaaaaaattataagatcCTTGAACTTTATCTCATGTTTTAGTTTATTTCGTCTTTAACTTAACTATGCATTGCATAAATAGTCCTTCCATCAAGTTTAAGGGCATAGTGGTTTTTTCacaccaaaaaaatatatatataatttatttaaaaaaaaaaaagagcttagTTTCTTAAGGTTAAGGAGGAGCTCCTCCTCGAAATACTTCGTAGCAAAATTTCATGTTGATCAAAACCGTTTATGTTATAAATCATATGTAAACatcatctctacaaaaaatcaattaaaactaagatcaCTTGGTCAAATTTTAAGGAGTACTGATCATAAGCacgaaattttgtaaataagtcACGAGGTATTTTATGGAGGAGTTCCTCCTCGTTCCTTGAGGAGCCAAGTCTTtatctttaaaaaataattattttcttattttttgatGAATTTCTACTATATCCTCAATTTAACAGAAAAGTTGATGTAGCTAACAAAAAAGATTACTAGTGTAACGAATGACATAATTCGAGGATGAGAGAAACTATTAGTAGAACCCAAGAATGAAAACTAAACTTATAGTATAGATCAGGAACCTTCGCTATAATTTAACctattttataaacttacaatataatactaataaataaataattacataGGTTATAACATGAGTGCATTCACAATATGTCATTCAGTCATTCATTGTTATTCCACACTAAAAGATATTCGTATTTAAAAAAACTAATCTGCCTACTTGCATTTTATTCCACGCAAATGACAAGTTCACACTTTCGTTCAAAATCAAACACCACCTCTTACATCTTTTGACCATTCTTGTTCTTAATTGGAAATACATATCAAAGTTCCTTTTTTGTTTCAACAGGAGAGAGTTTCAAATTACAATAACTTTAAAAAGAGAATTATTTCAAATCTGAACGTACTGATAGAACTTAATACCATATTCATTAAGATATTAAATCAAATGCCCTACCAAACTTTAAAATCACATAAGTTTGTACTCCTCTTCCATCCAAAACATGACTTATAATAGTGTTTCCGTCTCATGTAAGTCTCGCTCTTAAATTCCTATTTAGTCTCTCCCATTTAGTAATAGTTTTTCTTACGTTCAAAAATTTGCAGCTCTGACTGAGCTTTTGGACATTGGGACTTTCTCGAGCATACGTGGCAAGACAAAACTCATACTTATCCATCAATCCTGAGGTGCATTTATCCTTCCCTCCAAAAGCCGTCTTCGATACTTCGGAAGGTGCAGCGCGTATTCCGTTTTCTCCTGCATCTAAACTAAAGCAGGAACAAAGAagcaatatttaattaattatctgaTTAATCAGTTTAATCAACAATAAAGCTTCGATCTTTGGGGGAAATTGggatttgggtttaatttagttTCGTTAATTAATAGGTATTAAATGGATAATCGGCCCGCTCAATCTCCCACCATTTCCAGCTTCTTCCATTTTCCGTagtgatagagagagagaagaggggttTCCCGTAGAGAATGAGCAAAGATGACGACGACCCAGAGGCGAAAGCGTCGAAATCACAGCCGCCGGATTGGCTGACCAACTTCCAACGCGATTTGATGGCCGGGGCGGTGATGGGCGGCGTGGTGCACACGATTGTGGCCCCAATTGAGAGGGCCAAGCTTTTGTTGCAGACCCAGGAGAGCAACCTGGCCATTCTCGGCAGCGGACGGACGAAGTTCAAGGGCATGGTCGATTGCATCACCCGGACGGTCAGGGAAGAAGGCATCCTGTCTCTTTGGAGAGGCAATGGCAGCAGCGTCCTTCGCTACTACCCTTCCGTCGCTCTCAATTTTTCCCTCAAGGTAAATGTTCTTTGAGTTCTTGGATTCTTCTGCTTCTTCGTTTTCAAGATTCGGATGATTGTGTGTTCTGGGTTTTGGTCCTTTCGATTGTTCTCTTAAAAGGTTGGATTTTTCTCTGAATTGGTGGGGAAttgtttgtttcaaaaaatGGGTTTGATTTACCTTTGGATTGGTTAGATTCTAACACAGGTGTAATACGAAAAAccgaaaagaaaataaagatgaaaTAGTGTTCTTATTTGAGCTTTTTAAAGTTCTGTATGCAAGATTATGTTTGCATGACTTGCTCCATTCAATAGTATGTTCAATGGACTCGAGAAAATTCGTTGATATTTCATGAACGCGGGCAATGCAGCCTGTTTTGATGTGGTATGAACTTGAATAGGCTTTCTTTGCAGTTATCGGAAACAAGATTTTATTTAGGAAGTTCATTAGTTGAGTGATTGAGCTTGTTAGGAAGCGAAGGATTCCAATGTACGTTTTTTCCTCAAAGAATTCAACTTCTTGCAGTGTGTCCTTCGCGTACTCGGTTGCTAGCTGTTAGGTAGAACTTTTTAGTGGAGAGAGAAAAGGGGAGAACTTGATTCATGGACTGTTACAAATTTGTAGCCAATCTGCATTCCACCATTACTAAGGGACGTTTTGTATGGTCCAATGATCACCCCGTGGTTTTCAATTGTTTTTACGTGATAATATTTGGAGATATCTGGTACAGAGTAAGCAGAGTGTAGACGAGGGATTTGGTTCACTAAGCATGGATGCTCCGAAGGAAGAGGGttttgttcttttgcaagaGGAAAGTTTCCTTTCTAGAAATGTTAGAAGTTTATCATGTCATTGACTAAACAGTCAGTTCTTGCAAGTGTCTGGAAAGCATTGTGAACACTAACCAAGACTTATAGTCGAAAGCATAAAAGTGTGGCATTCTCTTTGATGCAGTAATGAATTCAAGCAAACTTTCCTAAGAGAGTGATCTGAACTTCCGTCACTGTAAGTACTGTGATCTTGGGCGGGAGGGTACCTTTTCTTGTTTAGCCTGAAAAGGgaaattagaaaagaaaaagtatgtTTGAAACGTAACCATAGGGGATCATGAAGTTTAGAAATTCAACAACACTAAACCCATCCGTCTGGATTTCTTGCATCCACAGTGGCATAGTATCTGTCCAAACTCCTATGTAATATTATTGTCATATCTAAAACTCGGAGAGCAGAAATTACTGACAAAACTGATTAGGAGAGTTACTTAGATAAGCATTAACTCTAATCAGATAGTATCTAAGTAGCATCAGTTGATATAGAAGATGTGGTTATCTTTGGATTAGTCAGTCAGTACCTACATGTTCAAAgtaattcaaattttcatttaaaTGAGTTCGTTTATTTCTAAATTGATGAATAAAGCTCCTAATACCATTTTGATTTTAACACAGCACAGTTGAGGTCTGccgatttagttgtttttagcTATGGCGGTTGATGGAATAGTTCTTAATGGTAGATGAAGATTTCATAATCATATCATTTAGCGCATTATCCTTATAAATTAATTTCTTTAACAGGATCTTTATAGGAACCTGTTAAGAACTGGACACTCTCAAGATGGTCATTTTTTGGCTGGTCCGTCCGCCAATTTCATTGCTGGAGCTGCTGCTGGCTGTACAACATTGATAATAATATACCCACTTGATATTGCACATACCCGCCTGGCTGCTGACATTGGAAGAACGGAAGTCCGTCAATTTCAAGGCATATACCATTTCTTGTCTACCATTCGCCAAAAGGACGGGATTAAAGGGATTTACAGAGGGCTTCCAGCTTCTTTACAGGGAATGATCATTCACCGGGGGCTATACTTTGGAGGTTTTGATacaatgaaggaaattttgtcaGAAGACTCTAAACGTGATTTGCCACTGTGGCAGCGTTGGGTAGTGGCTCAGGCAGTCACAACTTCTGCTGGGTTGCTGTCGTATCCACTTGATACAGTTCGGAGGCGGATGATGATGCAGTCTGGATTGGAACAGCGGATGTACGATAACACATTGGACTGCTGGAGGCAGATATATAGGAGAGAGGGGGTGGTTTCATTTTATCGCGGTGCAGTTTCAAACGTGTTTCGGAGTACCGGCGCAGCTGCCATCTTGGTTTTGTACGACGAGGTCAAGAAGTTCATGAATTGGGGTGGATTATAGCACGAAATCATTCCCCGTCGCCTTATCTTAACAAAAGATTAGAGATTTAGGACTAGAACGACAGAAAAATGGGAATTACAGCAGGAAATGTTTTGTAAAGTGCAGATGGGTTCGACATTGTAATTTAGTAACACGCAGCGATGACATTCATCTTTGCCACCTAAAGCTTTTTGAGGCTCTGGCAATTTATTCACTgatttttttgtaacatgcGGTGAATGTTGGCAAAAACTAAATTCAATGGTTTGATAGTATCAAACTTTTGTACGTGCTGCCTTCATTTTTATTGCTAATCACATAAAGACAATTGAGCTAACAAAAGATTGACCCAAAACCGAGCGCATCAGCGTTTTAAGATTCGACTTCACTTAGTAGAATAATGTTTGGTTGTTTTTGTACATAAAGACAATCAGCATATACTCTACATGATGCCTCATAGTCGTCGTACACGAGCGTTGGATCTCGCAATGAGATCTGGATTTATTGACGGCTTTGAACGAATGACAGTCACCCACAAGATCAAACTCATCTTGTGATTCccttacaatttttttcttctttacagGTGAACTTCCTTAGTTTTGATGCTAAATGAATCAGATGGAAAGCTCTGATAAATTAATTAGTAGATAATCTCACTTGCTGTAGTGTCCTGATGCTGGCGTCACCACCACTCACTAAACAATCTGGGGGAGGCTTTACCTGTGACTACACAGTGTGAAGCCTAAGCAGTGGGATCCGGCTTCTCTACCCTCCCACTCCCTATACACTCATCatctcctattttgtgcggtcacggttaagccacgtcaacattttatattgaattttttatagagataataagacaaaaaacaatagtaatgtaatatgttgacgtgatttaaccgtgatcgTACAAATAAGaggagatgaaagtgtatgagAAGTGGGGAGACATAGAAGCCGGGTCTAAGCAGTGGGCCTCTTAAAACagattttctgtttcttttgatATTTTGCACCTTTAACTTCTgttagaattaattaatatatttcatatttttaaa includes:
- the LOC103440770 gene encoding probable ADP,ATP carrier protein At5g56450, whose product is MSKDDDDPEAKASKSQPPDWLTNFQRDLMAGAVMGGVVHTIVAPIERAKLLLQTQESNLAILGSGRTKFKGMVDCITRTVREEGILSLWRGNGSSVLRYYPSVALNFSLKDLYRNLLRTGHSQDGHFLAGPSANFIAGAAAGCTTLIIIYPLDIAHTRLAADIGRTEVRQFQGIYHFLSTIRQKDGIKGIYRGLPASLQGMIIHRGLYFGGFDTMKEILSEDSKRDLPLWQRWVVAQAVTTSAGLLSYPLDTVRRRMMMQSGLEQRMYDNTLDCWRQIYRREGVVSFYRGAVSNVFRSTGAAAILVLYDEVKKFMNWGGL